The following are from one region of the Siniperca chuatsi isolate FFG_IHB_CAS linkage group LG13, ASM2008510v1, whole genome shotgun sequence genome:
- the nol7 gene encoding nucleolar protein 7, translating to MAKKQRGKATSSSKTADIEKQTQNFSLVLTSSDDEEPEEVTFEDSKAQALRSMKQALDLARREKELLKEKRRKKQELFQEQKKRKLLPADVLEEIDSAPSKKQKQSEDEADEEQQEVEEEGEDETRKKKKKRSGKLVHARNLKGNYTVTTVKARASASSQQQTAEDFIQSRLYGPGSCRTTSNELLSLQNKKGRNKSAAVQFVKKDWACKEKAKAEKLKKRWLHKQQIPS from the exons ATGGCGAAGAAACAACGTGGGAAAGCTACTTCGTCGTCAAAGACGGCGGATAtcgaaaaacagacacaaaatttCAGTTTAGTGCTTACGTCCAGTGACGATGAGGAGCCCGAAGAGGTGACCTTTGAAGACTCAAAGGCTCAGGCTTTACGGAGCATGAAACAGGCGCTGGACTTAGCCAGAAG GGAAAAAGAGCtgctgaaagagaagagaaggaagaaacAGGAGTTATTCCAGGaacagaag aaaagaaaactcTTACCGGCTGACGTGTTGGAGGAAATCGACTCGGCTCCTTCAAA GAAGCAGAAACAGTCCGAAGATGAAG CTGacgaggagcagcaggaggttgaagaggagggagaggacgagacgaggaagaagaaaaagaagaggagtgGGAAACTGGTGCATGCCCGAAA TCTGAAGGGAAACTACACAGTGACGACGGTGAAGGCGCGAGCGTCGGCGTCCTCCCAGCAGCAGACGGCCGAAGATTTCATCCAGTCCAGACTGTACGGACCAGGAAGCTGCAGGACCACAA GTAACGAGCTGCTCTCCCTCCAGAACAAGAAGGGGAGAAATAAAAGTGCAGCAGTGCAGTTTGTCAAGAAAGACTGGG CTTGTAAAGAAAAAGCCAAAGCAGAGAAGCTGAAGAAGAGGTGGCTCCACAAGcagcagattccctcctga